A window of Methanolobus sediminis contains these coding sequences:
- the prf1 gene encoding peptide chain release factor aRF-1 has protein sequence MSEQSAHSKYEFKKSLEELRTKKGRGTELISLYIPPTKQISDVTSQLRTEHGQAANIKSKVTRDNVQGALESLLSRLRYVEVPENGIVFFTGAVDIGANKTNMETRILEPPQPIVTYRYHCDSAFFLEPLEEMLKDAKTYGLLVLDRREATVGLLVGKRIEAHRNLTSTVPGKQRKGGQSAHRFQQLRLIAIHDFYKRIGDAASDVFLTIDHKDFEGVLIGGPSPTKEEFESGEFLHHEIQKKVLGLFDVAYTDESGLNELVNAASERLSDLDLMVEKKLMQRFFTELVSDSGKAAYGEAQVRENLNIGAVEILMISEGLRAERLTLKCPNGDYEGGITRNFKPGEEDTSNIPCPVCGSNMELIERVDIVDELSELADQMATQVEFISTDFDEGSQLLNAFGGIVAILRFSTGV, from the coding sequence ATGTCAGAACAATCTGCTCATTCAAAATATGAATTTAAAAAATCATTAGAGGAGCTCCGTACCAAAAAAGGACGTGGTACCGAACTTATCTCTCTGTATATCCCCCCCACAAAGCAAATATCAGATGTAACATCACAGCTCAGGACCGAGCACGGTCAGGCTGCTAACATCAAGTCCAAAGTTACACGTGATAATGTGCAGGGTGCACTGGAATCCCTGCTTTCAAGGCTCAGATATGTGGAAGTTCCTGAGAATGGTATTGTTTTTTTCACAGGTGCTGTGGATATCGGTGCAAACAAGACTAACATGGAAACACGCATACTCGAACCTCCTCAGCCAATTGTCACATACAGATATCACTGTGATTCCGCATTCTTCCTTGAACCACTTGAGGAAATGCTTAAGGATGCAAAGACATACGGTCTTCTGGTTCTTGACAGAAGAGAAGCAACAGTTGGTCTTCTTGTAGGAAAGCGCATAGAAGCTCACAGAAACCTGACATCTACTGTTCCGGGAAAACAGAGAAAAGGAGGTCAGAGTGCTCACAGGTTCCAGCAGCTCAGGCTTATTGCAATTCATGATTTCTACAAGCGTATAGGTGATGCTGCCAGCGATGTTTTCCTGACAATAGACCACAAGGACTTCGAAGGTGTCCTTATCGGTGGTCCTTCCCCTACAAAGGAAGAGTTTGAGTCAGGAGAGTTCCTGCACCACGAGATCCAGAAAAAGGTACTTGGTCTCTTTGATGTAGCATACACCGATGAATCAGGTCTCAATGAACTGGTGAACGCTGCCAGCGAAAGACTTTCAGACCTTGACCTTATGGTTGAGAAAAAGCTCATGCAGCGTTTCTTTACAGAACTTGTTTCTGATTCCGGCAAGGCTGCATATGGAGAAGCCCAGGTCCGTGAGAACCTGAATATCGGCGCAGTAGAGATTCTTATGATCTCAGAGGGATTAAGAGCTGAGAGACTCACTCTTAAATGTCCCAACGGAGATTACGAAGGTGGAATCACCCGAAATTTCAAACCGGGAGAAGAGGATACTTCCAACATTCCATGCCCTGTATGTGGTTCCAATATGGAATTAATAGAAAGAGTGGATATCGTAGATGAACTCTCAGAGCTTGCTGACCAGATGGCAACACAGGTTGAGTTCATATCAACCGACTTCGATGAAGGTTCCCAGCTTCTGAATGCATTCGGTGGAATAGTAGCCATTCTGAGATTCAGTACCGGTGTCTGA
- a CDS encoding methyltransferase cognate corrinoid protein: MSNQEMFDKLRDTIVTQNINGCAAATQEALDAGLTAVEIINEGLSVGMKIIGDKFEAAEVYLPQIMMSAKAMNAAMEILVPILAEEKGADDEGVGLAITYVQEGDIHDIGHRLVTTMLEANGFKIVDMGVDVPNEKVTEEIAKNKGKKLLLVGSALMTTSMLGQKDTVSMLVEEGLRDSVKIMFGGAPVSDAWIAEIGADATAENAADAARVALKLMQ, translated from the coding sequence ATGTCAAATCAGGAAATGTTCGATAAACTGAGAGACACAATCGTCACTCAGAACATTAATGGCTGTGCAGCAGCTACCCAGGAAGCCCTGGATGCTGGTCTAACAGCAGTTGAGATCATTAACGAAGGTCTTTCAGTAGGTATGAAGATAATCGGAGACAAATTCGAGGCAGCAGAGGTCTATCTCCCACAGATCATGATGTCTGCAAAGGCAATGAACGCTGCAATGGAGATTCTTGTTCCTATACTCGCAGAAGAAAAGGGAGCAGATGACGAAGGTGTCGGTCTTGCTATCACCTACGTACAGGAAGGAGACATTCACGATATCGGTCACCGTCTTGTAACAACCATGCTTGAAGCAAACGGTTTCAAGATCGTTGACATGGGCGTAGACGTACCAAACGAAAAAGTTACAGAAGAAATTGCAAAGAACAAGGGCAAGAAACTCCTGCTTGTCGGTTCAGCACTTATGACAACCTCAATGCTCGGTCAGAAGGACACAGTATCCATGCTCGTAGAAGAAGGTCTTAGAGATTCAGTTAAGATCATGTTCGGTGGAGCACCAGTATCTGACGCATGGATCGCAGAGATCGGAGCAGATGCAACCGCAGAGAATGCAGCAGACGCAGCTCGTGTAGCACTTAAGCTTATGCAGTAA
- a CDS encoding corrinoid protein yields the protein MATKEEIIAKAKAAILDFDEEAAEEAAQEGLAANVDPVDLIQDGFTAGMNEVGDQFEAGTVFLPHVIAASEAMSAGVAILTPALEAKGAETASRGTIVIGTIEGDIHSIGKDIVATMLKIAGFKVVDLGRDVAISKYVEAVKANKADVVGSSALMTTTMVSQIQIEEQLKEAGIRDSVKTMVGGAPVTQDWATKIGADIYGENATDVVSKLNAMF from the coding sequence ATGGCAACAAAAGAAGAGATTATTGCAAAAGCAAAAGCAGCTATTCTTGATTTCGATGAAGAAGCAGCAGAAGAGGCAGCACAGGAAGGTCTTGCTGCAAATGTAGATCCAGTAGATCTTATCCAGGACGGTTTCACAGCAGGAATGAACGAAGTTGGTGACCAGTTTGAAGCAGGTACCGTATTCCTTCCACACGTCATTGCAGCATCAGAGGCAATGAGTGCAGGAGTAGCTATTCTTACACCAGCTCTTGAAGCAAAGGGTGCAGAAACAGCAAGCAGAGGTACAATCGTCATCGGTACAATCGAGGGAGATATCCACTCAATCGGTAAGGACATTGTAGCAACAATGCTCAAGATCGCAGGTTTCAAGGTTGTAGACCTTGGAAGAGACGTTGCTATCAGCAAGTATGTAGAAGCTGTGAAAGCAAACAAAGCTGATGTCGTTGGTTCATCTGCTCTTATGACCACAACAATGGTCAGCCAGATCCAGATCGAAGAACAGCTCAAGGAAGCAGGTATCCGCGATTCCGTTAAGACAATGGTCGGCGGTGCACCTGTAACACAGGACTGGGCAACAAAGATCGGAGCAGACATCTACGGCGAGAACGCTACAGATGTAGTTTCCAAGCTTAATGCTATGTTCTGA
- the mtbA gene encoding methylcobamide:CoM methyltransferase MtbA — MAEYTPKERLSRALTGQPVDRMPAVCVTQTGTVEQMEACGAFWPEANSDAEKMATLAEAGHTVVGFEAVRVPFDITAEAEFFGCEIKDGTMEQQPSVVGHVVKTEEDIEKLKGYNLDHGRIGVVCDAIKILADKYGEELPIMGSMIGPFSLAQHINGDEWFMAIFTNEAFGLALMEFTTDFCVAYAQKMVENGADTMVIIDPTASYQLIGAEFYEKFVVPFHKKIIDAMHEVNVPVVLHICGDTTQGLALMESSGVDAISVDQNVDAATAVANVEKAVIVGNLDPVNMLWNQTPEIIREQSQKVIDAGIGLLAPGCGTVSKTPTVNLQAMIEVAKSHKY, encoded by the coding sequence ATGGCAGAATATACCCCTAAAGAAAGATTATCCCGTGCACTCACTGGTCAGCCAGTTGACAGGATGCCTGCTGTCTGTGTTACTCAGACAGGCACTGTTGAGCAGATGGAAGCCTGTGGTGCTTTCTGGCCAGAGGCTAATAGCGACGCAGAAAAGATGGCAACACTTGCTGAAGCAGGTCACACCGTAGTAGGTTTTGAGGCAGTTCGTGTGCCTTTTGACATTACTGCAGAAGCTGAGTTCTTCGGCTGTGAGATCAAGGATGGAACAATGGAGCAGCAACCATCCGTAGTTGGTCACGTAGTAAAAACAGAAGAAGACATCGAGAAACTCAAAGGCTACAATCTTGACCACGGAAGAATTGGTGTTGTCTGTGATGCTATCAAAATACTTGCAGACAAATACGGTGAAGAACTTCCTATCATGGGAAGCATGATCGGTCCTTTCTCACTTGCACAGCATATCAACGGTGACGAATGGTTCATGGCAATCTTCACAAACGAAGCCTTCGGACTTGCACTCATGGAATTCACAACCGATTTCTGTGTTGCTTACGCACAGAAAATGGTTGAGAACGGTGCTGACACAATGGTCATTATTGACCCAACAGCCAGCTACCAGCTCATAGGTGCTGAATTCTACGAAAAGTTCGTAGTTCCTTTCCACAAGAAGATCATTGATGCAATGCACGAGGTCAACGTACCTGTAGTTCTTCACATCTGCGGTGACACCACCCAGGGTCTTGCACTCATGGAATCCAGTGGTGTAGACGCTATCAGTGTTGACCAGAATGTTGATGCTGCAACAGCAGTGGCAAACGTTGAAAAAGCTGTCATTGTCGGAAACCTCGACCCTGTAAACATGCTCTGGAACCAAACACCTGAAATTATCAGGGAACAGTCACAGAAGGTCATTGATGCAGGAATCGGTCTGCTTGCACCGGGATGCGGTACTGTAAGCAAGACGCCAACAGTCAATCTCCAGGCAATGATTGAAGTGGCGAAGAGCCACAAGTACTAA
- the argS gene encoding arginine--tRNA ligase: MFLEFKRQVTEALDIALKSLGYEVDDLGLEPSQHADIASKVAFRLAAQAKCNPKELADKIVAAIDLPDGSLIGAIKTVGPYINIDAGRNYVDNTVKAILEEKENFGGNFCEGKILLEHTSANPNGPLHVGHIRNSIIGDTLVRILKKAGYEVETQYYVNDMGRQIAIVSWALSLFEFDTSKKPDHAIADVYIKANVILNEEPDKVAEIDKRMQLVESGDEETIKSFAEAVEFAVTGIKQTLLRMNVSHDSFPHESGFIRSGAVSRIVEEIKATGRTSDDNGALVVDLADYGFEKTLVIQRTDGTSLYTTRDLAYHEWKGERADRMIDVLGADHKLISGQLKATLNAIGKKEPEIVIFEFVSLPEGSMSTRRGKFISADDLLDQIEERAYAEVDKRRPEMEDEFKKDVASMVGIGAVRYDIVKVSPEKSTVFDWKEALDFEKQGAPFIQYSHARACNILKKAEEEGKWNPAEEIDPSLLTEDTEVDLIKKMAAFDSIIDVCAKDLKPHTIAIYARELADAFNQFYRFVPVVSAEEDDIRASRLALVNCARIVLANALDTLGIGAPESM, encoded by the coding sequence TTGTTCCTAGAATTTAAAAGACAGGTTACAGAGGCTCTTGACATTGCCCTGAAATCCCTTGGATATGAAGTAGATGACCTTGGGCTTGAGCCATCACAGCATGCGGATATTGCTTCAAAGGTGGCTTTCAGGCTGGCTGCACAGGCAAAGTGCAACCCAAAAGAGCTTGCTGACAAAATAGTCGCTGCAATTGACTTACCTGACGGTTCCCTGATAGGTGCTATCAAAACCGTTGGTCCTTACATCAATATTGATGCAGGTCGCAATTATGTGGACAATACTGTAAAAGCAATCCTTGAGGAAAAGGAAAACTTCGGCGGTAATTTCTGTGAAGGAAAAATACTTCTTGAGCACACTTCTGCCAACCCTAACGGTCCGCTTCACGTAGGTCACATACGCAATTCCATTATCGGTGACACACTTGTCAGAATCCTCAAGAAAGCAGGTTATGAAGTCGAGACCCAGTACTATGTCAATGACATGGGTCGCCAGATCGCTATTGTTTCATGGGCACTCTCACTTTTTGAGTTCGACACATCAAAGAAGCCTGATCACGCTATAGCAGATGTTTACATCAAGGCAAATGTTATCCTTAACGAAGAACCTGACAAGGTTGCAGAAATTGACAAACGCATGCAGCTTGTTGAAAGTGGTGATGAGGAAACCATTAAGAGCTTCGCTGAAGCCGTGGAATTTGCTGTAACAGGCATCAAGCAGACCCTTCTGAGAATGAATGTCAGTCATGACAGTTTCCCACATGAATCCGGTTTTATCCGTTCAGGTGCGGTTTCCAGGATAGTCGAGGAGATCAAGGCAACCGGAAGAACTTCAGATGACAACGGTGCTCTTGTAGTAGACCTTGCAGATTACGGTTTTGAAAAGACCCTTGTTATCCAGCGTACTGACGGAACTTCTCTTTATACAACACGTGACCTTGCTTACCATGAGTGGAAAGGCGAGCGTGCAGACAGGATGATCGATGTTCTGGGTGCAGACCACAAACTCATTTCAGGACAGCTTAAAGCAACTCTTAATGCTATAGGCAAGAAAGAGCCTGAAATTGTAATTTTCGAGTTCGTCTCACTTCCAGAAGGTTCCATGAGTACCCGCCGTGGAAAGTTCATTTCCGCTGATGACCTGCTGGACCAGATAGAGGAACGTGCTTATGCTGAGGTCGACAAGCGCAGACCTGAGATGGAAGACGAGTTCAAAAAAGATGTTGCCAGCATGGTCGGTATCGGTGCTGTCAGGTATGATATCGTGAAAGTATCACCTGAGAAATCCACTGTCTTCGACTGGAAAGAGGCACTTGACTTTGAGAAGCAGGGAGCTCCTTTCATTCAATATTCACATGCAAGGGCATGCAATATTCTCAAAAAGGCAGAAGAGGAAGGCAAGTGGAACCCTGCAGAGGAAATTGATCCCTCACTTCTTACCGAGGATACCGAGGTTGACCTTATCAAGAAGATGGCAGCCTTTGATAGTATCATTGATGTATGTGCAAAAGATTTGAAACCACATACAATAGCCATATATGCCAGGGAACTTGCAGATGCATTCAACCAGTTCTACAGGTTCGTGCCTGTGGTAAGTGCAGAAGAGGATGACATCAGAGCAAGCAGGCTGGCTCTTGTGAACTGTGCAAGGATAGTCCTTGCAAACGCTCTTGATACCCTTGGTATCGGTGCACCTGAATCAATGTGA
- a CDS encoding monomethylamine:corrinoid methyltransferase, translating into MQNIYKYLKYAIGGEKRTEREHDIKVFKKSEELALKYGIEYDPRIFIPDDLEMADAVFEAGIELLHSIGIFCRSTQRVIDIDEEDILKALNTTNPLEIGRLKEKVVVPQRYPMVSFPPVIIGGPMGGSVSEENFLYINLSSVQENVVQGIYSGAMKQFGGEYIHPKSPLEMLAVLKAARNERLATKIAGREGLALMGPSTPTLTTSSLLVSSDELYSSADPQEVYMDDLKVDYETLSKCIYHQEHGNHYISGQVPVFGGPCIGSPEGLAIIDVAETLQSKVLAHSSIHASGAVHADTGSSSAKEIMWASNLSSLAVSRNMNYYTARYYWNAAGICTDMMFYETAAQAIGDTVCGRNMLLGPSGRLGSVSDHSSGLESRFMGEMAQMATHLTLSEANTLVAKIYSKYADRLKNPPEGKPFEKCYNIRSEYDMEPTEEYLTLYRKISYEIMGDIPGEPV; encoded by the coding sequence ATGCAAAACATCTACAAGTACCTCAAATATGCAATAGGAGGGGAAAAACGCACAGAAAGAGAGCATGACATCAAAGTATTCAAAAAATCTGAAGAGCTGGCTCTTAAATACGGAATAGAATACGATCCCAGGATTTTTATCCCTGATGACCTTGAGATGGCAGATGCTGTCTTTGAAGCAGGCATTGAGCTCCTGCATTCAATAGGAATATTCTGCAGAAGCACCCAGCGTGTCATCGATATTGACGAAGAGGACATCCTTAAAGCGCTCAATACCACAAATCCCCTTGAAATCGGCAGACTCAAGGAAAAAGTGGTTGTTCCACAGCGTTATCCCATGGTATCCTTCCCGCCTGTGATCATTGGCGGACCTATGGGAGGAAGCGTATCTGAAGAGAATTTTCTTTACATAAACTTAAGCTCAGTTCAGGAAAACGTTGTGCAGGGAATCTATAGCGGAGCCATGAAACAGTTTGGAGGAGAATATATCCATCCAAAAAGTCCACTTGAAATGCTGGCAGTCCTGAAAGCAGCCCGAAATGAAAGGCTGGCAACAAAAATAGCCGGCAGGGAAGGACTTGCCCTTATGGGACCAAGCACCCCGACACTCACAACATCATCTTTACTTGTTTCATCAGACGAACTCTATTCAAGTGCCGATCCACAGGAAGTTTACATGGATGACCTTAAAGTGGATTACGAGACACTTTCTAAATGTATCTACCATCAGGAGCACGGCAACCACTATATTTCAGGCCAGGTACCAGTCTTTGGAGGACCATGTATCGGTTCTCCCGAGGGACTTGCAATAATAGACGTTGCTGAAACACTACAATCCAAAGTGCTGGCACACTCCAGCATACATGCATCAGGAGCAGTCCATGCTGACACCGGATCATCCTCAGCCAAAGAGATAATGTGGGCATCCAACCTGTCATCACTTGCTGTTTCCAGAAACATGAACTACTACACTGCGAGATACTACTGGAATGCAGCCGGCATCTGTACTGATATGATGTTCTATGAAACTGCTGCACAGGCAATCGGTGATACTGTTTGCGGAAGAAATATGCTTCTTGGACCAAGTGGTCGCCTTGGAAGTGTCTCAGATCATTCCTCCGGCCTTGAATCCCGATTCATGGGAGAAATGGCACAGATGGCAACCCACCTGACACTTTCAGAAGCCAACACCCTTGTAGCCAAAATATACTCAAAATACGCCGACCGCCTCAAAAATCCACCTGAAGGCAAACCATTTGAAAAATGCTACAACATCCGTTCTGAATACGACATGGAACCCACCGAGGAATACCTGACACTCTACAGGAAGATCTCGTATGAGATCATGGGTGATATTCCAGGGGAACCTGTTTGA
- the mtbC gene encoding dimethylamine corrinoid protein MtbC, giving the protein MSNEEMFKELADAVVTCKKDVVTAAVEKAKGEGIPAPEIIEKGLAAGMNEVGVLFERGKLFLPHVMMAAGAMEAGVKLLEADLPADAVSKKLGVIVNGTVEGDVHDIGKSIVSTMLQSAGFEVHDIGRDVPLQDFIDKIKETNADMVGLSALMTTTLQGQKDVIEMLKEQGMRDNIKVMVGGAPATQNWADKIGADCYAENASEAVLKAKELLL; this is encoded by the coding sequence ATGAGCAATGAAGAAATGTTCAAAGAACTCGCAGACGCTGTTGTCACATGTAAGAAAGATGTTGTAACAGCAGCTGTTGAGAAGGCAAAGGGCGAAGGAATCCCTGCACCAGAGATCATTGAAAAGGGTCTCGCAGCAGGAATGAACGAAGTCGGTGTCCTTTTTGAGAGAGGTAAGTTATTCCTTCCTCACGTAATGATGGCAGCAGGCGCAATGGAAGCAGGTGTAAAGCTCCTTGAAGCAGACCTTCCTGCAGATGCTGTAAGCAAGAAACTCGGTGTAATCGTAAACGGTACCGTTGAAGGTGATGTCCACGACATCGGTAAGTCCATTGTATCAACCATGCTTCAGTCCGCTGGTTTTGAAGTCCACGACATTGGAAGAGACGTTCCACTTCAGGACTTTATTGACAAGATAAAAGAGACAAATGCAGACATGGTAGGTCTTTCAGCACTTATGACAACCACCCTCCAGGGTCAGAAGGATGTCATTGAGATGCTCAAGGAACAGGGCATGAGAGACAACATCAAGGTAATGGTCGGCGGTGCACCTGCAACCCAGAACTGGGCTGACAAGATTGGTGCAGACTGCTATGCAGAGAATGCAAGTGAAGCTGTCCTGAAGGCAAAGGAACTCCTGCTCTAA
- a CDS encoding hydantoinase/oxoprolinase family protein: MSYSLGIDAGGTYTDAVLLDDENETIIESSKSLTSYPDPLEGIRGAIEGLDPDRLKEVKVVSVSTTLSTNSILEGTGSPVALILIGNFDIKEELPTNHYLQVKGGHDHNGIETNPLDTESIKEFVLKVKDNVSAFAISSYFSVRNHDHELCAKDIITELTGLPAVCSYELSQDLGAFERAVTAFLNAQLIPVTERFMTTVEAEIKSRGIDAKVFMLKCDGSVIGIQNALKKPIESIFSGPAGSLVGASFLAKSESCAVIDVGGTSTDISVIYNGVPEMSDAGAVVGGWKTRVKAIKMETSAMGGDSHVWVKGKDINIGPRRVIPLCRAAVLYPDFLEQLKANPIPSKMRLGINYQPTKFYLRTDYQAIEASPEEMEVLGAVKKEPTSTTEIFNRIKKYPASKIFDSLIQKRLLQPIGFTLTDALHVLGEYTERNVEAANVGADMLGSIVDMDRQEFARYIKREFSKNMACDLVSFFLEGVEKTEIRKIFDIQSPAKFKIEVPIVLIGGPVSAFVKEMQEILDAEIILPEYSNVGNAAGALAAKGIRRFEVLIRPASMAAPDWEFLVFSEHGRSNFYEYQEALDYAVNLGETTVLSYMKDAGLDSNHIKIDVKKEEVIPQGWKTPMETKLVILGVGNRNTEQECC; this comes from the coding sequence ATGAGTTATAGTCTTGGCATAGATGCAGGAGGAACATATACAGATGCGGTCCTTCTTGATGACGAAAATGAAACTATAATCGAATCAAGTAAATCGCTTACAAGCTACCCGGACCCACTTGAAGGGATCCGTGGAGCTATTGAAGGACTTGATCCAGACAGGCTCAAAGAAGTTAAAGTGGTTTCAGTATCAACCACCCTTTCAACTAACAGCATTCTTGAAGGAACCGGATCACCTGTGGCGCTTATACTCATCGGGAACTTCGATATCAAAGAAGAACTCCCAACTAATCACTATTTGCAGGTAAAAGGAGGACACGACCACAATGGAATCGAAACAAATCCCCTTGATACTGAATCAATAAAAGAGTTCGTCCTTAAAGTCAAAGATAATGTATCAGCATTTGCAATATCATCATACTTCAGCGTCAGGAATCACGACCATGAACTCTGTGCCAAGGACATAATTACAGAACTCACCGGCCTTCCTGCGGTTTGCAGCTATGAACTCTCACAGGACCTCGGTGCATTTGAAAGAGCTGTTACAGCATTCCTAAACGCCCAACTGATACCTGTAACAGAAAGGTTCATGACAACAGTTGAAGCTGAGATCAAGTCAAGAGGAATTGATGCAAAGGTATTCATGCTCAAATGTGATGGCTCTGTTATTGGAATACAAAATGCCCTGAAAAAACCTATCGAATCCATATTTTCAGGTCCTGCAGGAAGTCTTGTAGGAGCATCATTCCTTGCAAAAAGTGAGTCCTGCGCAGTTATTGATGTCGGAGGAACCAGCACCGATATTTCAGTTATCTACAACGGTGTACCGGAAATGAGTGATGCCGGTGCTGTTGTAGGAGGATGGAAAACAAGGGTTAAAGCAATAAAAATGGAAACTTCAGCCATGGGAGGAGACAGCCATGTCTGGGTTAAGGGAAAAGACATCAACATTGGTCCCAGAAGGGTTATTCCCCTGTGCAGGGCTGCTGTACTCTACCCTGATTTCCTTGAGCAGCTCAAAGCAAATCCGATTCCATCTAAAATGAGACTTGGTATCAATTACCAGCCAACCAAGTTCTATCTCAGGACTGACTACCAGGCAATAGAAGCAAGTCCTGAAGAAATGGAAGTCCTTGGAGCCGTAAAGAAGGAGCCAACATCAACAACCGAGATCTTCAACCGCATAAAGAAATACCCTGCAAGCAAGATATTTGACAGCCTTATCCAGAAAAGACTGCTGCAGCCAATCGGATTTACACTAACCGATGCACTTCATGTGCTTGGAGAATACACAGAAAGAAATGTGGAAGCTGCTAACGTGGGTGCGGACATGCTTGGTTCTATTGTTGATATGGACAGGCAGGAGTTTGCCAGATATATCAAGAGAGAGTTTTCAAAGAACATGGCATGCGACCTTGTTTCATTCTTCCTTGAAGGAGTTGAGAAAACTGAGATCAGGAAGATATTTGATATTCAGTCACCTGCTAAGTTTAAGATAGAGGTCCCGATTGTATTGATAGGTGGACCTGTTAGTGCTTTTGTGAAGGAGATGCAGGAAATACTTGATGCAGAGATCATCCTTCCTGAATATTCCAATGTCGGAAATGCTGCCGGTGCACTTGCTGCAAAAGGTATCAGGAGATTTGAAGTACTCATAAGACCTGCATCAATGGCTGCTCCTGACTGGGAATTCCTTGTGTTCTCCGAACACGGAAGGAGCAACTTCTATGAGTATCAGGAAGCTCTGGACTATGCAGTCAATCTCGGAGAAACTACTGTGTTGAGTTATATGAAGGATGCCGGGCTTGATTCCAACCACATAAAAATAGATGTGAAAAAAGAAGAAGTGATTCCCCAGGGTTGGAAAACTCCTATGGAAACAAAGTTAGTAATCCTTGGAGTTGGAAATAGAAATACAGAACAGGAGTGCTGTTAA
- the twy1 gene encoding 4-demethylwyosine synthase TYW1 — MPRRRKNKNKDSGDDEAGITDFKSLLKKQGYSLAGRHSAVKTCMWLRRSIKDEGECYKSVFYGITSHRCLQMTPTLMCNQKCLHCWRPTEVDVPMPVGWDSPVEIVGSSIESQRKLLTGFGHSAPLERWKEGNDPKHVAISLSGEPTLFPHLDELIDEFKAQGFTTFVVSNGTVPEMMAKINPAQLYMSLDAPDRETYEKVCRPNSPLLWDNILRSLEILRDKETRTVIRITLVKGVNMFDPEGYAKLIKIAEPDYIEVKAYMHLGFSRKRLPREAMPSHDEVMQFSEELAQHLGYKVAGDVEVSRVVLLSKDGSVTHLL, encoded by the coding sequence ATGCCTCGCAGAAGAAAGAACAAAAATAAAGATTCAGGCGATGACGAAGCCGGAATCACCGATTTCAAAAGCCTGTTAAAGAAACAGGGATATAGTCTTGCAGGCAGGCATAGTGCAGTCAAAACTTGCATGTGGCTTCGCAGGTCAATAAAAGATGAAGGCGAATGCTACAAATCCGTATTCTACGGAATCACATCCCATCGCTGTCTTCAGATGACCCCTACTCTTATGTGCAACCAGAAGTGTCTGCACTGTTGGAGGCCTACGGAAGTAGATGTTCCCATGCCTGTTGGATGGGACTCTCCAGTGGAAATAGTGGGGTCTTCAATAGAATCCCAGAGAAAGCTTTTAACCGGTTTTGGACACTCTGCACCCCTTGAACGCTGGAAAGAAGGTAACGATCCAAAGCATGTTGCCATATCTCTCTCAGGAGAGCCTACTCTCTTCCCTCATCTTGACGAACTGATCGATGAGTTCAAAGCACAGGGATTCACCACTTTTGTTGTAAGCAACGGTACTGTTCCTGAAATGATGGCAAAGATAAACCCTGCTCAGTTATATATGAGCCTTGATGCACCTGACAGGGAAACCTATGAAAAGGTCTGCCGTCCGAACTCTCCTTTACTCTGGGACAATATTCTCAGATCCCTGGAAATACTCAGGGACAAGGAAACAAGAACAGTTATCCGTATCACGCTTGTAAAAGGCGTCAATATGTTTGATCCCGAAGGTTATGCTAAACTCATAAAAATAGCAGAACCTGATTACATTGAGGTCAAAGCCTATATGCATCTTGGTTTTTCACGTAAGAGATTACCACGTGAAGCAATGCCTTCACATGATGAGGTAATGCAATTTTCAGAAGAACTGGCGCAACATCTTGGTTACAAAGTAGCCGGTGACGTTGAGGTCAGCAGGGTAGTTTTATTGTCAAAAGATGGTTCAGTTACACATCTTCTTTGA